GGTAAATATTTATACCAGCGTAAATTCGCTTAACACTGCAAAAAGCAAGTACTGCTTTAGAAGTACAATCGATCAGACTTTAGACACGGAACAGTTAATTCAAGAAATTGTGCGCTATCACTCTTCTTTTACAGAAGCTGATGCTCGCGCGATTCTTTCCGTTCTGGATGATAAAGTTACACAGTATGTGAATATGGGCTACAAAGTGGAACTGCCTTTTGGGTACGTTTTCTTGAAAGCAAACGGCACTGTAAATGGAATTAACGACGGTTTTTTACCGGGAACGGCAAATCACAGAATTACCGCAAATTTTACTTTTAAGGAAAATTCTGCGGAAAGTATGATAAAAGGGGCCGTTTATCGTATGGCGGGAAGCGGGTATACGATTCTTCCCGTAATCAAAGATGTTAATTCACTTACTGATGAAGGAAAAGAAAGCACAGAACTTAACTTTCATGCCGGAGCCATTGTGCGTATAAAAGGCAATCATCTTTCGTTTGATTTAACTGATTCCGTTCAAGGTGTGTTTTTGGTCAACGACTCAAAGAATGAAATTCGTTGTTCAAAATATCATAATATTGGAACTAATATTATTGATGCGTATGTGCCTGCCGGAACGGCAGCCGGAAGTTATGAAATTAAAATTGTAACGAAGCCCGGCTCCGAGCGTTACGAAAAATATCTTTACTCAACAATAGTTTCTATTGATTCATAGTATAAGAGATTTGGTAACGTAAAAAATGGTAGTCCTTGCAGGAACGTACGTATTCTGCAAGGACTTTTGTGCAAAAAGTTACGATTCAAAAAACGAGATAAGCCTTTCATTTTTACAGAAGTCCCTCAATCGCATGTATCAGCATATCAAATGCAAAAACTCATAAAAGTAGAGATTTAGCTTATTATGGTTTATGCATAATTCTTGAAACAACGCCGATATACAAAAACATTCCGGCTTTATTATCATAGCCTATCTGAAATTCAAAAGGAACAGCATCAAATAAAGTATACCCGATTCCTCCCCCAACTTGATACAACCAATCAACATCACTGGAATTTGTTATCCCCATGCCTCCGTTTGCAAAAACAGAAAGATATAAACAAGAAAACGGATTTATATTTCTTATAAAATACCAGCGAGGTTCGATTTCAAAAGCCTGAATGATATTATATTTTGTTTGTCTTGATGAAAAATTTAAACGATTTGTAAAAGTTGCAAAAGATTTTCCTACATCAAAAAATGTATCAGGTGTTACATCTTTCACTTCTAAATCCTGAACATAAAAAGATGAATACAAAAATCCAAGTTCAATTGCATCAGAATATACAGTAAGCGGAACAAAAAGTTTTATATCATAATAAGTAAATTTTTCAGAAGGAATCAGAGAAAAATTTGATTCAATATTTAGAGTACTTTTAATAAAGCCTTTTTCAACCAAAAAAATATCAGCACCGATTCCGAGAGCAGCCATATCATAAATATCAGCTTCATTACTTACAGAAATGTACTTCTTTTTGCCCAATACAAAAGGTAAATAAATTCCTCCTCTTTTCATTTGAAAATCAAGTTTGTTTTTGTTATAAAATACATGATTATTAAAAGAAACAAGAGAGGGTAACAATTCATAATGCAATTCAGATGTAAAGCGAATTTGCTTTAATGTTAAACTGATCCCAGCTAAAGATGCTAAAGAATAAGAATCGTCTGAATCGAAATTAAAACCAACAAAGGGAAATATCCCCCAGTCATTTTGTCTATATTCATAGCCAATTTTTATATTTATAGGAAGTCCATAATAATTCATATCTAAAGAAAGCTTTGACCTAGTTATGAAATTCTCTGAAAAAATTGAACCTAAAGTTAAAATTAACAATACGACAACTAAAAGTCTTTTTTTATTCATATGTAACTCCCAAAATAAATAAACTATCATCACTCAAAGATTTTTTTAAAATATCACCTGTCATATAAGACATTTCAAATTTATATTTGCCTAACACAAAAGATGCTTTATTAATAATTTTCAATTCATTTTCACTAGAATATTTTATAAAAAAAACATTATTAAGATATGTACCTAAATCCATATTCATATTAAAACCACAAGAGAAAACTTCATCTTTAAACAAAAATTCAATTTTAGGTGTAAAAATAGACTCTTTAACAAAAAAAGATTTATCTATAGAAGCTAAAAAGGAATAGTTTTGGTTTTCAGAAAAATTTGAAAGTAGAGAAGCTGCAAAATATAAAGAATAGTCATTTTTAAGGAAAAACTGTGTATCCAAAGCAAATTTGATTTTCGAAATATCAGGACTATCAAATTTATAATCATAATCGACACAAAATCCAATCATGGTAGATAAAGTATTATAAGTATAATAAAAATATGGATTTGTATAGTCAGGAATTTCATAATAGTCAATATCAGGATCAATTAAAGCACCTAAAGTCACGGTATGCTGATTTAAATACAAATCAAATTTACCATACCATTCCGTACTATCATTAATTTTTTGAGAAACACTTTGAGGGATAATCGGATTATAAATATAGCCATGCCCCATTGAATAAATATTTTTTGATAAAGAAAAAACTGCATTTTCAAACAAAAAATCAAACTTAAAACGATAAAAATTAAGAAAACTATTTTTATTTTTTAGCGAAAGGGACGGGCTGGCTGAAAAAATAATATAATCCGATATAATTTGAAAATTTAAAAAAAAGTTACTTTTGTTTGTAAAATAAACTGATGGTGTATATTCGGTTTTTTCAATAAATGAATAATTTTGAGAAAGATTAAAACCCAAATCTAAAGAAAAAATCCCTGTTGTAAAAAAAGAAAAAATAAAAATAAAAATTTTTTTTACCATACTCATTTTATCTCTAAATAGGGAATTAAATTTTGAAATTGCGTATTTGAGAAAAGAACATTCGGTATTTTGATTTTACTGAGCGACGAAGTTATATATCTTTTAATAGTTGATGTATTAAATAAATGATTATGGATTTCAATATCTGAAAAATATTCTATTCCATCTACAAATCCTGTCTTATATATTAAAGTTTTAATTGGAGTTTTGTTTTTATCCATAAAGGTTATTTCATATTGTTTTAATGATTTTTCTTTTAGGTAAACATACGGGTATACCATTTGTTTTAATGATTTTTCTTTTAGGTAAACATACGGGTATACCATTTTTTTTTGAAACTCGTTCTAATAATAGCCCTTGTTCATTATCATCAACCGCTTTTTTATAATTTTTTTCATAATCAATACGCAAAATATCTTGTATTTCCATTTCATCAATTTGAAAATTCCCGGATATTTTTAGAGGACTTTTTAATTTTCCATTTAATATCCAATAGCCTTGAGGTGTACTCAAAAAATAAGTACCAGACAAGGAGGTAACTTGTGATTCCCCTGAAAATATGGTTATTGCCGATTTCTCATCTACAAATTTATTATCCTCAGCAACCAGCATTTTTTGTAAAGATACATATTGCTGGGTTCCTAAAATATTATTAATTCTAATAAATTCATCATAAAAAGAAATATCATTTTGGGAAAAACCAAATATCGAACAGCTTATAAACATTAAAATGCAAACAGTTTTTTTTATAAACATAAACTACTCCACATGATGCATTAATTTAACAACAGAATTTGTTAGAACATGATATATAGGAATTATCATAGCAAGAATGCAAGTCAAAAAAACGAAAAAAACTGCTAAAGATACAATTTCGGAAGTTACAAAAAAATTAAGCAAATACCCTTCCGAATATCCTGGAGGTGTAAACGTTATTTTTAAGAAGGTAATAAATTTCGATAAAAATACCGAAAATAAAACGCCCCCAAGTATTCCAATTAAAGAAAGAAAAACGACTTCGTTAATTAACAAAACAATTAGTTTATTCTTTTTTAACCCGATAGCTTCCAAAGTTCCAAATTCATACAATCGTTCATTAAATGCAGTTGAAATAGATTGTGTAAGAGAAATAAAAACTAACGCACACATAATGACGCTAATTATTGTACATTGTACTTCATTCATAGCATTAATTTGATTGTAAGAAGGATTCATTTCTATCCAGTTTTTGACTTCAAAAGAAGCAGATAATTTTTTCTGCAAATTTTCTTGCATTTCTTTAGTATAAGAATCGTTTCGTGTATAAACCTGAAGATAAGATGCTATGTTGTCTAATCCTAAAAACTCCAAAATTGAGGCTCTTGAGGCTATCAATAAACCTTCATCATTTTGAGGAATCCCTGTAGATGTAATTCCTGCAATATTAAAAGAAGCTAACGAAATTCCCGAATCATTTGTGTTCGATAAAACATTTCCATAAGAGTTTTCCAAAGAATCAAAGTTTATGCCTAGCTTTTCAGCTAACAAAGTCCCAATAACAATACTGTCAGAATTCTTAAAAACGGGTTTGCCATATAAAACGCCATATTTTTTTTCAGGATTATCATAAGCTTCTCCCCAGAAAATTGTAGAGGTTTTATCAGTTCCTATAATTCCCGAAAAATCCAAAACAGGTTCAACGTTCTTTATGATGGAAGAGTTCTTTAATTCCGAAAAAATCATATTCATTTCAGCTTCCGTTAGATATTCAGAATTGTTTTTTTTTGAAATTTGCAAATTGCCCGTTTTTTCTATAAAACTTAAAGCCATACCTTGTTTTGAGTATTCAGTGTATCCTCGATACAATATTAAAGAACTGACAGTTACCATTATTAAGACTAATTGTAATAAAGTTCGTTTCCAATTTGCCCACAAATTAGTCCACGCAAGCTTTACAACAATCATAATTTCTCCAAAATTCCATTTTGCATTTTATACACACTATCCACATAATTTTCGATTATCGGATCATGTGAAACAAAAACACCTATACCATTATTTTTTTTAATATATGCTCGTATAACTTGATAAACAAACTTTGACATTTCAACATCTAAACTAGCTGTAATTTCATCTGCAATTATGTATTTAGGATTAGTCACCAAAGCTCTGATAATAGCCGTTCTTTGCTTTTCACCACCTGATAACTGATTTGGTTTCTTATTTTTTAACTCTGCTATTTGAAATTGCTCCAAAAAAGGATAAATAATATTTTTTATAGTTTTTGTATCTTTTTTTTGTAATTGCAAAGGAATTGAAATATTGGAATACACATTCT
This sequence is a window from Treponema brennaborense DSM 12168. Protein-coding genes within it:
- a CDS encoding DNA-binding domain-containing protein, which codes for MVNIYTSVNSLNTAKSKYCFRSTIDQTLDTEQLIQEIVRYHSSFTEADARAILSVLDDKVTQYVNMGYKVELPFGYVFLKANGTVNGINDGFLPGTANHRITANFTFKENSAESMIKGAVYRMAGSGYTILPVIKDVNSLTDEGKESTELNFHAGAIVRIKGNHLSFDLTDSVQGVFLVNDSKNEIRCSKYHNIGTNIIDAYVPAGTAAGSYEIKIVTKPGSERYEKYLYSTIVSIDS
- a CDS encoding ABC transporter permease; translated protein: MIVVKLAWTNLWANWKRTLLQLVLIMVTVSSLILYRGYTEYSKQGMALSFIEKTGNLQISKKNNSEYLTEAEMNMIFSELKNSSIIKNVEPVLDFSGIIGTDKTSTIFWGEAYDNPEKKYGVLYGKPVFKNSDSIVIGTLLAEKLGINFDSLENSYGNVLSNTNDSGISLASFNIAGITSTGIPQNDEGLLIASRASILEFLGLDNIASYLQVYTRNDSYTKEMQENLQKKLSASFEVKNWIEMNPSYNQINAMNEVQCTIISVIMCALVFISLTQSISTAFNERLYEFGTLEAIGLKKNKLIVLLINEVVFLSLIGILGGVLFSVFLSKFITFLKITFTPPGYSEGYLLNFFVTSEIVSLAVFFVFLTCILAMIIPIYHVLTNSVVKLMHHVE
- a CDS encoding ABC transporter ATP-binding protein, with translation MLKVNNICKSYSIGKTFINANKDINLTVQDGKLIWIYGNSGSGKTTLLNLLVGLDKEDKGEVIWDGDSLTKKTGNQKADFRLSNCGLIFQFFEMIKTQNVYSNISIPLQLQKKDTKTIKNIIYPFLEQFQIAELKNKKPNQLSGGEKQRTAIIRALVTNPKYIIADEITASLDVEMSKFVYQVIRAYIKKNNGIGVFVSHDPIIENYVDSVYKMQNGILEKL